A region from the Corylus avellana chromosome ca7, CavTom2PMs-1.0 genome encodes:
- the LOC132186357 gene encoding 14-3-3-like protein G-BOX factor 14 kappa isoform X1, with the protein MASSLTREQYVYMAKLAEQAERYEEMVEYMEKLVTGSTPAAELNVEERNLLSVAYKNVIGSLRAAWRIVSSIEQKEEGRKNEEHVALVKDYRSKVESELSSVCAGILKLLDSHLVPSALSGESKVFYLKMKGDYHRYMAEFKVGDERKTAAEDTMLAYKAAQDIALVDLAPTHPIRLGLALNFSVFYYEILNSSEKACSMAKQAFEEAIAELDTLGEDSYKDSTLIMQLLRDNLTLWTSDMQIDEA; encoded by the exons ATGGCTTCCTCACTGACCAGGGAACAGTACGTGTACATGGCGAAGCTGGCGGAGCAAGCCGAGCGGTACGAGGAGATGGTGGAGTACATGGAGAAGCTGGTGACGGGCTCGACCCCGGCGGCGGAGCTGAACGTGGAGGAGCGGAACCTGCTGTCCGTGGCGTACAAGAACGTAATCGGATCGCTGCGCGCGGCGTGGCGCATCGTGTCGTCGATCGAGCAGAAGGAGGAGGGGCGCAAGAACGAGGAGCACGTGGCGCTGGTTAAGGATTACCGGTCGAAGGTGGAGTCGGAGCTCTCGTCGGTGTGCGCCGGGATCTTGAAGCTGCTGGACTCGCATCTGGTGCCGTCGGCGTTGAGCGGCGAGTCCAAGGTGTTCTATCTGAAAATGAAGGGCGACTATCACCGCTATATGGCCGAGTTCAAGGTCGGAGATGAGAGGAAAACCGCGGCTGAGGATACTATGCTCGCTTACAAGGCCGCTCag GATATTGCACTTGTCGATCTGGCTCCAACACACCCTATAAGGCTGGGGCTGGCACTCAACTTCTCAGTGTTTTACTATGAGATCCTCAATTCATCAGAGAAAGCTTGTAGCATGGCAAAACAG GCCTTCGAGGAAGCCATTGCTGAGCTGGACACGTTGGGCGAGGATTCCTACAAGGACAGCACTCTCATCATGCAATTGCTGAGGGACAACCTCACTCTTTGGACTTCAGATATGCAG
- the LOC132186357 gene encoding 14-3-3-like protein G-BOX factor 14 kappa isoform X2, protein MASSLTREQYVYMAKLAEQAERYEEMVEYMEKLVTGSTPAAELNVEERNLLSVAYKNVIGSLRAAWRIVSSIEQKEEGRKNEEHVALVKDYRSKVESELSSVCAGILKLLDSHLVPSALSGESKVFYLKMKGDYHRYMAEFKVGDERKTAAEDTMLAYKAAQDIALVDLAPTHPIRLGLALNFSVFYYEILNSSEKACSMAKQAFEEAIAELDTLGEDSYKDSTLIMQLLRDNLTLWTSDMQEQIDEA, encoded by the exons ATGGCTTCCTCACTGACCAGGGAACAGTACGTGTACATGGCGAAGCTGGCGGAGCAAGCCGAGCGGTACGAGGAGATGGTGGAGTACATGGAGAAGCTGGTGACGGGCTCGACCCCGGCGGCGGAGCTGAACGTGGAGGAGCGGAACCTGCTGTCCGTGGCGTACAAGAACGTAATCGGATCGCTGCGCGCGGCGTGGCGCATCGTGTCGTCGATCGAGCAGAAGGAGGAGGGGCGCAAGAACGAGGAGCACGTGGCGCTGGTTAAGGATTACCGGTCGAAGGTGGAGTCGGAGCTCTCGTCGGTGTGCGCCGGGATCTTGAAGCTGCTGGACTCGCATCTGGTGCCGTCGGCGTTGAGCGGCGAGTCCAAGGTGTTCTATCTGAAAATGAAGGGCGACTATCACCGCTATATGGCCGAGTTCAAGGTCGGAGATGAGAGGAAAACCGCGGCTGAGGATACTATGCTCGCTTACAAGGCCGCTCag GATATTGCACTTGTCGATCTGGCTCCAACACACCCTATAAGGCTGGGGCTGGCACTCAACTTCTCAGTGTTTTACTATGAGATCCTCAATTCATCAGAGAAAGCTTGTAGCATGGCAAAACAG GCCTTCGAGGAAGCCATTGCTGAGCTGGACACGTTGGGCGAGGATTCCTACAAGGACAGCACTCTCATCATGCAATTGCTGAGGGACAACCTCACTCTTTGGACTTCAGATATGCAG